The Vibrio splendidus genome has a window encoding:
- a CDS encoding amidohydrolase yields the protein MTLKSLACTISAVLLAGCGSTVAMQTYNADLIIKNGQVLTINSEMDVIEDGVVVVKNDQIIAVGNEDLITQYRAEKVIDAQDGIVMPGMVNAHNHLPMIAFRGLGEEGISNRLFAYFFPLEAEKLSRELIYNATKLGSIELAQSGVTTYADMYYHMDEMAKATKEVGLRAVLGETVIKFPVVDAKEPYGGIEYAKGFIEQYKNDELITPAYAPHAVYTVSKDKLQEINKLSAQYDVPVLIHVAEFPNEEKRIKDETKATSPVEYMDEIGVLDERVVIAHGIHLSENDQKLLKQADAGISYNPMANAKGATGIAPAWDMYRADMRIGLGTDGPMSSNQVDIMRTLSYAANMQRLKHSDRTIMIPEQVIEMATLGGAKALHMEDQIGSLEVGKKADIVIVETQSANMMPNYDPYATLVYQANPSNIDTTIVNGQIVMENRVMQTVQLDEIRQSVDEFETDIKAFAKELSKKAIKSKSLMD from the coding sequence GCAAACATACAACGCCGATCTGATCATCAAAAACGGACAGGTTTTGACGATCAATTCAGAAATGGATGTGATTGAAGACGGTGTTGTCGTCGTGAAAAACGATCAGATCATCGCGGTGGGCAATGAGGATTTGATTACTCAGTACCGTGCTGAAAAGGTGATTGATGCTCAAGATGGGATCGTTATGCCGGGCATGGTGAACGCGCACAACCATTTACCTATGATCGCGTTTCGTGGCTTAGGAGAAGAGGGCATCTCGAACCGCTTGTTCGCTTACTTCTTCCCTCTAGAAGCCGAAAAGCTAAGCCGTGAACTGATTTACAACGCAACCAAGCTTGGCTCTATCGAACTAGCACAAAGCGGTGTAACCACTTATGCCGATATGTATTACCACATGGATGAAATGGCCAAGGCGACCAAAGAAGTTGGCTTGCGCGCCGTGTTGGGCGAAACCGTGATTAAGTTTCCAGTGGTCGATGCTAAAGAACCTTACGGTGGGATTGAGTATGCCAAAGGCTTTATTGAGCAGTACAAAAACGATGAGCTAATCACGCCTGCGTATGCGCCACATGCGGTGTACACAGTCAGCAAAGATAAGCTGCAAGAAATCAATAAACTGTCTGCTCAATACGATGTGCCGGTGCTGATTCACGTTGCTGAATTCCCGAATGAAGAAAAGCGCATCAAAGACGAAACCAAAGCCACGTCACCGGTCGAATACATGGATGAAATCGGCGTACTTGATGAGCGTGTTGTGATTGCTCACGGTATCCACCTTTCAGAGAATGACCAAAAGCTTCTCAAGCAAGCTGACGCGGGTATCTCATACAACCCAATGGCGAACGCCAAAGGCGCGACGGGAATTGCACCTGCGTGGGATATGTACCGTGCTGATATGCGTATTGGCTTGGGAACAGACGGCCCAATGAGCTCCAATCAAGTCGATATCATGCGTACCCTGAGTTACGCAGCAAACATGCAACGTTTGAAGCATTCTGACCGCACTATCATGATCCCTGAACAAGTCATTGAGATGGCAACATTAGGCGGCGCAAAAGCCCTGCACATGGAAGATCAAATCGGTTCTCTTGAAGTGGGTAAGAAGGCGGATATCGTGATTGTAGAGACACAATCGGCGAACATGATGCCTAATTACGACCCATACGCGACTTTGGTTTACCAAGCGAACCCAAGCAATATCGACACGACCATCGTTAATGGCCAAATCGTGATGGAAAACCGAGTGATGCAGACGGTTCAATTGGATGAAATCCGCCAAAGCGTCGATGAGTTTGAAACAGATATCAAAGCGTTTGCCAAAGAGCTTTCTAAGAAGGCGATTAAGTCTAAGAGCTTGATGGATTAG